The sequence GCTCCGATGTAAGGAACACCGCGTAACACCAAGTGCCTCAGCGCAAAGAGTTTCAGAAAGAACCCACTGAACGCAGTGAAGCAAAGTATCACTAAAGACAAATCCCTCAATTTGGGTTTGACATTGTCACTGATGAGAGACTGAGCTTATTCACTAAAGGGCTCACTGGACAGGCAGAGATGCTTtcatagtgaaaaaaaaaacaaaacactgtgtaTCATTCAGTCACATGCAGAGCATTCACAGCCTGCCACAACAGGAGCTGCTGACAGGTTGGTCATCAATGAAAGGaggcagagtgagagaggaatGGATcgagagaggaaaggaggaaaagaatagagggaaagaaagagaagctgACAGCCTCAGCTCCCCTCCTCCCTTCGGCAATCAAGGAGGTGAGGAcacagaggggaggaggagaacgCGTAAGACCTATGCTTCAAGCTCAGCTGCAAGTCAACCCAATCATTATATCACACAAGTATTTAAATTGACGTGATGTATGCTGTGTATAGAAGTAGATATTCCCAAATGTAGTCCAGCTGATTAAGTACTGCCAGCATGAGATGTTACGCCTAAGGCACATTTGGAATccatatttttctgcagcaaaaGGTTTGCTTGATGATTGAAATTCAGTCTTTTCAAATAAGAAGTCAGTCAGATAACTATTATCATGTTATGTAGGATTCATGAGCATTATGCGCATGCTCGTGCAacttcaaaacatttcacatcacCTGGTTAGATAGAAGTAGAAAAGAATTGAAGGCGGTGTATACCAGTATTCAGCCTGAGACATGAAATGTAATCATTTGGACTTGTGGATTTGGTTAATTTGCATGGATGGCTCTGGTGCACGAACAACCATTGTTAACCCTAATTCTGACCCCTACGTGTGCATGTAATTttgatgtgtgcatgtatgcatatAGGAGGcaaagaatagaaaataatacaGTCACTCTGAGGACAAAATGTGGTGGCAGAGAGGCAGAaagggaggtggagggggaaATAGCCCCACTCATCTCCTCTCATTTTCTGCCCGCTACTACCCAGCAGAGTTTCTATGGCAACCCCTCAAAAAGCGGTGCGCAGTGAATTGTGGATTTGAGATGCGCTGTCTGATTGCGCTGTGTGGAAGAGATGGCTGGCTCTTTCGTCAGCCTTCCTCTGTAAAAGGAAATTGGTGGAGAGCTCCAATGAAACAGCACTCCATATGCTTTCTTTGATGTGTGTGCCAGTCTTTGGTACTACAGCGTGTGTGAAAGTGGgcgtccatgtgtgtgtgtgcacgctcAGGAAAGCTTTACATTAGAATCTAGTGCCCCCTGCAGAGCTGCTCGTCACTCCTGGCATCCACCAGACTGCACTGCTCAGCTCTCCAAATGAATCTGTCTGGCTGACCATGTAGACTCATCAGTATGCTTTGGGTTTCAGCTGATGGAGTCGGTGCCATTGATGACGATTCATTTCTGTCCTGAATTCCTGTATCTGTGTAAGACTAGGTAGACATGTATGTTGTTCAGTGTGAgctccctctccctcactctGAGTGGCTGTATGATGCTTGTAAGCTGTGCCAGTCCCCATTAGCATCCCATTATAAACCAGCATGATCACTCGTCACTTAGAATGCCTGCCACAgcatgctctgtgtgtgtgtgcatgtgtgtgtgtgtgtgtgtatgtgagctaTTTGTGTGAGCACGTGTGTGAAATCGCACAGTCAAGTGATTGAGATGGCCTTGTTTCAgaagaacatgaaaaaaatgcagcGAAGTCTTACGCTGTGTACAATTCAATTTAAATGTGTCTgcaagtgtttggtttgtttgacCCAGATTTCTCACCTACCCCACTGTTGATGAATTGGATATCCGGAGGCAGTCTTACAACAATTTAATTTAGTCGATATATAGTGAACAGCACCCTCTGCTGAGTAGATCTGTGGTTGACATGAAGGCTAAGAATCAAAATCCTCATCAATCATGTAAAGAGGGAACTGCCTGAGCTGTGTTACAGGCTCTCTTGTTTGCAAATGCAGGTGTACTATGTGTTTAATAGACAATAATAGTTTCCTTTTAAAGGGTTGGGGTAGGGGTTGAGGGTTCACTCAAATGACCAGTAATCATATTATATCGCTTAACTTTACCAGCCCTGCGggtagttttggttttatttgctctgGTTTTGACGAAGCTGTTTCTGAGATTGCTTCCTTCCCTCCGATACAATCGAGTTGAATAGAGTTCTGTTTCTGGTGCTCTCTTCATTTACGTTCAAAAATTCAACATAAATATGTCCCTCCAGGTATAGTGTCCTTGTtgctctggataatccacagacttcagtgtcaacagtgtttatagggactatttcttctGAAAAAGTAGTTCCAGTGGAAGCTGTTCACGGTGATGTCTATGGATTATCCAGAGCACTGGAAGAACCAGAAATTAAATCTCATTCTCTTTCATTGTATTACTGTGGAGGCACAAAACTCAAAACGTGTGAAagtgagtgagaaaatatgatttttttgtatttgggTGAATCAACCCTTCCctaatttctctcttttcctttacAGATAACAAGGTGAAAACCCCTACTGGTTGCCAGCTGCAGAAAAGGCAAAACAGTTAAGCAAACTGTGATCTGCATTAGCTAATAGActattttcacagcagacattttgacatgtcacagcagtACATCCAAAGGTGCaactaataatattaacaatggctgaattacatttagGTGTTCCAGGTCAAGGGTCCTGCTATCATGCATGTTTGTCATTGACATGGCTTACTAGGACCCTTAATTGGAATGGAACCATCATTAATATTGTTATGTGCATATGTGCTTTGGCAAAAGTCAAATGTCTGCCGTGTCATAAAAGTCATACCTATTTATCCTTTTGAACCACCCTAACACCACCTGTCACACCTTCCCttgactctctttctctctccaccatTCATGGTCTGCTGGCTGTGGTCTGCTTGTCCTGGCATCCTGGCCTCTACCCTCTTACCTCCCATGCCACCCCCACActacagactcacacacacacacacacacacacacacacacgcacacgcacacacacacacatgcacacacacacacagcctctctcGAGCCCTTTGCTCTCTGGTCCAGGTCCAGAGGAATGTTGAGTGTCTCTATAGCCCCCTCCCTGAAGATTAGGCTTCACCATGCCTGCCCCCCCTCTCCTCATTCCTTTCCAAAGTATGCCCCCTAAGAGCTGCTGCATTTTTATCTGAGCCTGGTGATTGTGACAGATTGGCCaaatgacacacatacacaaacacacgttcATAGCCACACGCTGAGGCACAAACAGAGGGGAGGCTGGTCAGCCCGGGGAGGGACCAGACAGCGCCAGGCTCTGGCTATAAAACCTTCCCAGCATGAGGCCAGTGTCCTGCCCTGAGCTGGACAGTACCCCCTTCCTCTGTGTCAGGACGCCGTCAGGACAGGCAGCAGACGAGCCTCCAACATGAACGACATCTACAAGGCAGCGGTACGTCTTCTCAAAACTCATACAGCTGAAAGAGTGGTCTTGGTTTGCTCTGGATGGAAGTGATTTGGTTTGTTGGATGCTCACCAAAAAATCTGTGTGTGCACTAAACCTGGTATGAGAGTGATGTTGTTTAGGATCACAAGCCATAATCCTTAACATTTATTATTAGTTTGTGACATATGATCAATGATTTATGATGCAAGAATGTCATTTTATTCTGTCCTATTTAAGTAGGTGTTATATGGAACCTGTGCTGGCACTTGTGTATTCATTTGTTATATGAAAATAGCCCCCCATTAGATCTGACATCTGACATTACTTGAATGGTTGACAAATCCCTGTTGATGCGTCTTACGCAGCACATCACCTCCATCAACAGCTAATGTCAAAAGAGCCTTGACACCATATATGTCTCTAGATGTTTTCCTACTTCGGCCCTATCAGAGCTGATAGGAGCCACTCAGGAGGTCACTGACAGGACAGGTCCCTGGTCCGCACTCCGCTGCTTCATTCACGACTTCAAATGGAACAGTCCCACTTCACATGGCTAATTTTGGCCAGTTGCTCAGATGCTTCTGCACTCATGGTTCTCTGGTGCCAGAGAAAGGCTTCAGGTTTAGATAAAACCCCCCACGGCTGAATTCCAGCATTATCTATGAGCCTGAGAGCCGTGTGGCTGTCTGTCCACCTCCGCCCGGATGGTCAGCCGGCTGTCCTGTCCACTCACATCCCAAGTGAGCAGTGCAGCTGagacagtaaaaacacacaggaatgtacattacatgtgtttgtttagatgtgttttttttcgtATATCATCCCCAGAGGGCTGTGCATAcgagtgtgtctgcatgtgtgtgtgtttaatttataGTAGACGACAGACAATAACTCTTACATAAGCagctgtctccctctctcattcGTGGTAGCTTTTCCAGGATTACTGTTCTATTGTTGGGCCAGATCCACAGCTATGCTAATTTAAAGCACTGTGTATTGTGTCCTTTATCTGTGGTTCCTGATCCtcctgtctgtttatttttaactcCTCCTCTTACTGGCTCTCACATATGATATATAGGTTCTGTGTTTTGTCAGGGATGGCCCAGTGTGTGAGACCAAAATATTACCTCTCTTGACcgaaaagttatcaaaacagaTAGAGATAATCTAGTCCAGAGACTGATTTCACACTTTATAATTCAAGATCTCTTAACTCGTTTCCATAGGTGAAACACTTCTTGAGTAAATATTATGTAGCATAACTTTTTTGAGCTTTGGTAGTTGTGATTAGATTTATAATAACTTAATAGTAACACTATGATATCATACTGTATCAGGTAAACAAAGCACTCACTAAACGTTTTACTTCTTGCAGGTTGAGCAGCTGACAGACGAACAGAAAAATGGTGCGTAAATTGTTCAACAtcattagtatttttttttaaacagtatatttacatCAAAAAGtcatcaaagttttttttttatatacaaatGAATTATAATATCAACTGTATAATTTGTCTGATGTTGCAAGGAAAAGTGATCCTGATGTAGATTTGTTTCTCCGTGTGCTGCTGTGGTGTTGCAGAGTTCAAGGCCGCCTTTGACATCTTCGTACAAGATGCCGAGGACGGCTGCATCAGCACCAAGGAGCTGGGAAAAGTGATGAGGATGCTTGGCCAGAACCCCACAccagaggagctgcaggagatgaTTGACGAGGTGGATGAAGATGGTAAATCACAACACgaaaagaaaactaaatgaTTTGTTGGTTGTTGGGTTCAAAACCCCTCAACTTAATGTCAAATGATCATCAGGGATCTCCAATACAACAAGACGTGTCAAGCTGAATTAAAGGGAAATGTGTATCAGATGATGCGCGAGTcatcttgatttttttcatgtgctGTGATGGTGCAACATAAAAAATAGCATCTTGAATTGTTTTGATAAAGCCTCAGTGAAGGATATGGTTACTGTATTTGTCATGTTGTGAGATGATGTGCATTTTTATCTCCAACTAACTGAATCTACATAAGGAGACATTTAAGGCCCATTACAGgtatatttgttaaaaaaaataaaaataagtacatttttttaatgctgttgtctTGAAATTAAGATtcaataaggaaaaaaaaatcctatccAGTGTGGAGTGTAAAGATGAAGTGTATTATATGTGCACAGGGAGTGGCACGGTGGACTTTGACGAGTTCCTGGTCATGATGGTGAGGTGCATGAAGGACGACAGCAAAgggaaaacagaggaagaacTGGCAGAGCTGTTTCGCATGTTTGACAAGTGAGTTGTATGTTTAAACCCTGTTGCTAGTTTGTCCTTTTTTACGTCTCATTGAACAAGAAGAATTAATGCAGTGAAAGCACAATCTtacaataaatatactgtaaacataATGACATAATATCTGCAGCCAGAGCATGCAACTATCTGAAAATCACCACAGACTAGTAATCAAATTGCTCTTCATAGTGTGATTCCATCAAAGTGAGCTCCCCACGTGCAATTATATGTACtgacaaaatgccaaaaagctCTGCGGAGTACAGCATGTAGCTTGTGCCATAATCCTTTTTGACAGCACAGAATATTCAAACACCCACTGCATGTAAGCCAGACACCTCGCCTGAGCATCAAAGAATAAACTTaccatacttttttttcttttctctcaaagTGATGGGTCTCAAACACAGGATCAGTCACatgttacacacatacacacacaccacctcctCCGCCGCCATCTGCAAAGCTTAACTTTGTTGTGTGTGCATTAAtatattttcctccatttgATTGTGCAGGAACTCAGATGGTTACATTGACCTGGACGAGTTGAAAATGATGCTTGAATCTACAGGAGAAGCAATTACTGAGGACGACATCGAGGAGCTGATGAAAGATGGGGACAAGAACAACGATGGCAAAATTGACTACGATGGTGAGGGGTTTGAAGTGTGTTACAGTGATAGAAGAAACGTGTCGAAATGGTTATGTAGAGCAAATGCTGTAGCAGTCATCTTCTTTAATCTATCATTCATGTAAAGCTCAGAAATACTCACCAAATGAGAGATTTGCTTGACAAATTTTACAGTTCTCTCTCATCTTACAGTTTCAtagcagtttgtgtttttggggCTCAGCAGTTATTTGTTAACTTGGCCTTTGTTAACTTTACAGAGTTCTTGGAGTTCATGAAGGGAGTGGAGTAATCCTGAACAAGAgaagattatttttgtatttctctgtgaCTACATGGTCATCTGTGGAACTCTTGGAAGCTGACTTTGGATGGCACTGGAACGACTTTGCAAGATTTAGTTGAATACTCTATCtgaatgtttctgtattttcctACCATGTCTTGCATCGTTGTAAATACAGTTTGTAACTATTTTGGTGCCCATGTATACTGAATTTGTGTAAATGTATCCAAATTGCTTATATTTTCTGTAGAACACCAGTTTGGCTGCTTGACATATCAATTATCAATCTTCCAGAGCCAGTTTACAAATCTTTCTACTGAGAGGCTTATATCGTTTAGCCGGGCAGaaaatgtatgtgtgcacaaaGCAGAACATATCAATGAGTCAACAGTTTTACACCAAAGCTCTGGTAGACTTATCATACTTTTAAAGCTATGTACTGGATCAAGTCTGTATATTGCATGTTATGATGTGCACATTGTAtacatttctgcatttctgtttAAGATACCCTCAGGACTTCTTATTACCCCCTCATATCCCTGGAACACCTGCATATTTCTACATGAAAAGTCTGTGTGGAATGTGCGCTCATGTAATAAACAAGATGCATTTGTCAAAGCAgtcatctgtttttcattttgtttgaataatctaattaaaaaaaacacttaaaggaTAGAGTTGGGAttcttgacaaaaaaaaaaatccctgtttGGCTTAGCTGTTTTTCTATTCTGGGTTAGTACTTTTGTTGTTTACTAgtttttctattattatatGGAGAAACTGTGTGCCTGTGTGAGTCATGTCAATGCTTTGGGTAACTAGACTAAGTCAGCAGTTGTtactgagaagaaaaacaacccATATTTTACTATCACATTCCTGATTTGCCTTGCTGGTCTTCAGATTTTACAGGCTGATCACATGCTTGCCCCTCTGGCCTGACCACTGTTCACGCAgcaaataaacaagcaaacgAAGGCCTGAAATATTACTGTTGTCGTATCAAAAGAAGCTGCATTTGTGTAAATCTGAGCTTTTGACCCTAACTTTGGATTTATCTGTGTTAATTTGTATTGTATAGTGGCTCTTGCGTGTGGCATGTGAACTATTCGCGTGCTGCCGTGTAAGTATCTAGTTACACAGTCTATTGAGACAGGAGCTATTTATGTCTAATCATGTTAGTGCCCATGTTAGGGGATCTGGATTGACCGACACCAGTTGACAATCAGATGCCTTTGCCATAATAAAAAAGTTGTTCCACTACAAAGAGATAACAGTTCTATTGTTAATACAGCTTTATATCTGACatctgtgacagtaaattgagAAAATCCGGGTCATCAGAGTAGAAAGATTCATGtcaagcttgtttttttttttagaataataACATACAAAGagtatttattatttctctGCTTATTGGTTTTACAGTCTAGAGCCATATTCACATACAATACTTgccaaaataatataaaaaatatcttcattacattgtgatttatttatttatttatttatttatctattgtTAGTGGCTTTAAACATCATTCCCAGGTGAAAAGCCCTCAGTTTTAGTAACAGAGGAGTAATGCAGTAAGCACTGTGGCCACTTGATGTCAGCAGGGAAACACAATCTTATCTGTGCGTTTGGCTCAGTTACAGGAACTAGAAGATGAGGAGATTTGATGGCACAGTCATACTCTCTTCAAAGACAGATAATTACTATTAACTTGCCAgtctataaaaacacacagatatatcCAATCAGTTTGAAAAGACAGTCATCACCAAGAGTATA is a genomic window of Thunnus maccoyii chromosome 4, fThuMac1.1, whole genome shotgun sequence containing:
- the tnnc1a gene encoding troponin C type 1a (slow); protein product: MNDIYKAAVEQLTDEQKNEFKAAFDIFVQDAEDGCISTKELGKVMRMLGQNPTPEELQEMIDEVDEDGSGTVDFDEFLVMMVRCMKDDSKGKTEEELAELFRMFDKNSDGYIDLDELKMMLESTGEAITEDDIEELMKDGDKNNDGKIDYDEFLEFMKGVE